One region of Esox lucius isolate fEsoLuc1 chromosome 17, fEsoLuc1.pri, whole genome shotgun sequence genomic DNA includes:
- the zgc:172271 gene encoding saxiphilin isoform X1: MRAMHGVLIVFICLDYGLGKKMRWCTVSEPEQKKCAELAKALVAVLPVAAVASFARLSCIRTYSTSDCINKIRANSADMVTLDAGEVYTAVKQFGLIAIAKEIYSDGGCILSVAVVRNSTLDVRSLQGKRSCHAGLRWTAGWSLPLGFLLSRNYLTWAKEQPLSQAISVFFNASCVPGAASIAPQLCALCQGQKSYIARRNFHCETTHSEPFYNSQGAIRCLKTGAGDVAFVDHTALWSIKESESDEYQLLCSDGTRAPLSDYRSCNLGRGPGQGVVTRFSVRKIARKFVAAAQVAFGRRGRDRQRFQLFDSSMFGGADLLFKDVTEKLVILEDDRDISQVLGLDYVALLKGLGHEGSSLEDSVVRWCCISNAEQRKCEHWALNIKSDPLVCVRAASMSDCVEKIKRDEVDAASLDATHAFIAGKCGLVPVVTEYYGKTCVTFEGGAEEAAHSEPKVFPSLAGVAVVKRSTRSVFFGNFGGRRSCHGHMYSPAGWLLPFRNPLSLEHNNTSPCNPNQAYNEVFWKGCLPGSHGNLCKVCMGGTGEAATKRCADNHNERYYGNLGALRCLVGDTSRKSYGDVAFLEQHNLESNILSLSSSGWADGWQSWDFELLCGDGRREPLSEWESCNLGAIPPNIIMTRPVLTSRIYDFLIKSQETLASNPETDFSLFQSHQYGESDLLFKDATRCLIHTSHLNYRNILGEEFYRLAEKVFNCTRAGILEFCNQDVCSIF, translated from the exons atgCGGGCAATGCATGGCGTGCTAATCGTTTTCATCTGTCTCGACTATGGTTTGG GTAAGAAGATGCGTTGGTGCACAGTTTCCGAGCCGGAGCAGAAGAAGTGTGCTGAGCTGGCCAAGGCTTTGGTGGCGGTGTTGCCTGTAGCTGCTGTGGCGTCATTCGCCAGGCTCTCCTGTATCCGCACCTACAGCACCTCAGACTGCATCAACAAGATCAGG GCTAACAGTGCTGACATGGTAACACTGGATGCAGGGGAAGTCTACACTGCAGTAAAGCAGTTTGGCCTGATCGCCATCGCCAAGGAGATTTACAGTGACG GAGGCTGTATTCTGTCAGTGGCTGTGGTGAGGAACAGCACCTTGGATGTGCGCTCCCTGCAGGGTAAGAGGAGTTGCCACGCTGGGCTTCGCTGGACAGCCGGCTGGAGTCTGCCCCTGGGTTTCCTTCTGTCCCGCAACTACCTGACCTGGGCCAAAGAGCAGCCTCTCAGTCAGG CGATTAGTGTTTTCTTCAATGCCAGCTGTGTTCCTGGGGCGGCTTCCATAGCTCCCCAACTGTGTGCTCTGTGTCAGGGTCAGAAGTCCTACATCGCACGACGCAATTTCCACTGTGAGACGACACACAGCGAACCCTTCTACAACAGCCAGGGGGCGATCAG GTGTCTCAAGACCGGGGCAGGAGATGTTGCTTTTGTGGACCATACAGCCCTGTGGAGTATTAAAG AGAGTGAAAGTGATGAGTACCAGCTGCTGTGTTCGGATGGTACCCGCGCACCACTCAGCGACTACAGGAGCTGCAACCTGGGAAGGGGACCAGGTCAGGGCGTGGTCACTCGCTTCAGTGTTCGGAAGATCGCTCGCAAGTTCGTAGCGGCAGCACAG GTGGCATTTGGCCGGCGAGGTAGAGACAGGCAACGTTTTCAGCTCTTTGACTCTTCAATGTTTGGTGGCGCTGACCTGCTCTTCAAGGATGTAACAGAGAAGCTGGTCATTCTAGAGGACGACAGAGACATCAGTCAGGTGCTGGGGCTGGACTATGTGGCTCTCCTCAAAGGCCTTGGACATGAAG GAAGCTCATTGGAGGACAGTGTTGTGCGCTGGTGCTGCATTAGCAATGCAGAACAGAGGAAATGTGAGCATTGGGCTCTCAACATTAAGTCAGATCCACTGGTGTGCGTTAGAGCTGCCTCCATGAGCGACTGTGTTGAAAAGATCAAG AGAGATGAGGTGGATGCCGCGTCGCTGGACGCCACACACGCCTTTATCGCTGGGAAATGTGGCCTTGTTCCTGTGGTAACAGAGTATTATG GGAAGACGTGTGTAACGTTTGAGGGAGGAGCTGAAGAAGCAGCCCATTCGGAACCCAAAG TGTTTCCGTCTTTGGCCGGTGTAGCTGTGGTGAAGCGCTCCACCAGGAGTGTGTTCTTCGGGAACTTTGGGGGCAGGCGCTCATGCCATGGCCACATGTACAGCCCTGCAGGCTGGCTGCTGCCCTTCAGAAACCCCCTCAGCCTGGAACACAACAACACCTCTCCCTGCAACCCAAACCAAG CTTACAATGAGGTGTTCTGGAAGGGCTGTCTCCCTGGTTCCCATGGGAACCTCTGTAAAGTATGTATGGGTGGTACTGGGGAGGCCGCCACCAAACGCTGTGCAGACAACCATAATGAGAGATACTATGGCAATTTAGGTGCTTTGAG GTGCCTGGTTGGAGACACCAGCAGAAAGAGCTATGGAGACGTGGCCTTCCTTGAGCAGCATAATCTAGAGAGCAACATTCTCA GTCTGAGCTCCAGTGGCTGGGCAGATGGGTGGCAGTCCTGGGACTTTGAGCTGTTGTGTGGAGACGGCCGACGGGAACCATTATCTGAATGGGAGAGTTGTAACCTCGGAGCCATCCCACCCAACATCATCATGACAAGACCAGTGCTCACTTCCCGTATCTATGACTTTCTGATAAAGTCACAG GAGACTCTAGCATCCAACCCAGAGACGGACTTTAGCCTGTTTCAGTCACATCAGTATGGAGAAAGTGATCTGCTGTTTAAAGACGCCACGCGGTGTCTTATCCACACCAGTCACCTCAACTATCGCAACATATTGGGAGAAGAGTTCTACAGATTAGCAGAGAAAGTCTTCAACTGCACACGCGCAG gcaTCTTGGAATTTTGTAACCAGGACGTGTGTAGCATATTTTAG
- the sirt4 gene encoding NAD-dependent protein lipoamidase sirtuin-4, mitochondrial — protein sequence MRLPMRPLALCAGAPGKRPSSSVPTGVQSFVPHSSTIDADALDRLQDFVSRATRLFVITGAGISTESGIPDYRSEGVGLYARTDRRPMQYAEYVRSAKSRQRYWARNYLGWPQFSSHQPNSGHLALRHWEEQGKIHWLVTQNVDALHSKAGHHRLTELHGCAHRVLCLGCGAVSPRADLQKRFTALNPDWGIQSGCVAPDGDVFIEDEQALHFRVPSCKDCGGILKPQVTFFGDTVDRRTVQFVHGRLVEADAVLVAGSSLQVYSGYRFLLAAAEQKTPVAILNIGPTRADHIAEVRVNARCGEVLTIIQPH from the exons ATGCGGTTGCCAATGAGACCCCTGGCACTGTGTGCTGGGGCCCCTGGGAAGAGGCCGTCATCATCTGTACCCACTGGCGTTCAGAGCTTCGTGCCTCACAGCAGCACCATCGACGCTGATGCCCTAGATCGGCTCCAGGACTTTGTGTCTCGCGCCACACGCCTCTTCGTCATCACTGGGGCTGGGATTTCCACAGAGTCTGGGATCCCAGACTACCGTTCAGAAGGGGTGGGCCTCTATGCCCGCACAGACAGGCGACCTATGCAGTATGCGGAGTACGTACGCAGCGCCAAGTCTCGTCAGCGCTACTGGGCTAGGAACTATTTGGGCTGGCCACAGTTCTCCTCTCATCAGCCGAACTCTGGCCACCTGGCGCTGCGGCACTGGGAGGAACAGGGGAAGATACACTGGCTGGTCACCCAGAATGTAGACGCGCTTCACTCTAAGGCAGGTCACCACAGACTGACTGAATTGCACGGCTGCGCTCACAG GGTTTTATGTCTGGGCTGTGGTGCCGTGTCTCCAAGGGCAGACCTCCAGAAGCGCTTCACAGCACTAAACCCTGACTGGGGCATACAGTCTGGCTGTGTGGCCCCCGACGGGGATGTCTTCATTGAGGATGAGCAGGCACTCCACTTCAGAGTGCCTTCCTGTAAGGACTGTGGGGGCATACTGAAGCCACAAGTGACATTCTTTGGAGACACTGTGGACCGAAGGACGGTGCAGTTTGTACACGGCAGATTGGTTGAGGCAGACGCGGTTCTTGTCGCTGGATCATCTTTGCAG GTATATTCTGGGTACAGATTCCTACTGGCAGCAGCTGAACAGAAGACCCCAGTGGCAATTTTGAATATCGGGCCTACTAGAGCTGACCACATAGCAGAGGTCAGAGTCAATGCTCGTTGTGGGGAGGTACTGACTATCATTCAGCCTCACTGA
- the c17h1orf74 gene encoding UPF0739 protein C1orf74 homolog: MASPELFVTAARKCLRTGKKHLADTVCLNLAAQVLAVDLGLKPALLYDSNTASAEQVQNYLKSLQAAQLVSQSLQTMVLCDNSLIVNPSLTITNLKELLVRRTVTVVDVCHSLEQPVITDLPWKAIGDTIQTLLDHMKQSGQLLEMGSSPHCVEKRHCESWNLCTLFGILLGYPTTYWFDQSKSFENCLAMTPLVVTKAMASWQAGSVAVEGHKYCLYSFSTPEVLCAETQPVLDNWIAQLQEYFQKQTVFSGLSVTRSTVTLPSVAL; the protein is encoded by the coding sequence ATGGCTTCCCCAGAGCTCTTTGTTACTGCTGCTCGCAAGTGTCTAAGAACAGGAAAGAAACACCTGGCAGACACTGTTTGTCTGAACCTGGCTGCTCAGGTCCTGGCTGTGGACTTGGGCTTGAAACCAGCTCTACTATATGACAGCAATACAGCATCTGCAGAGCAAGTCCAAAATTATCTAAAATCTCTGCAGGCTGCACAACTTGTGTCCCAATCTCTCCAAACAATGGTGCTCTGTGACAACTCCCTGATTGTGAACCCATCCCTAACTATTACAAACTTGAAGGAACTTCTCGTGAGGAGGACTGTGACCGTGGTAGATGTTTGTCACTCACTGGAGCAGCCCGTCATCACAGACCTACCGTGGAAAGCTATCGGGGACACGATTCAAACTTTACTTGATCATATGAAACAGTCTGGGCAACTCTTGGAGATGGGTAGTAGTCCTCACTGTGTTGAAAAGAGACACTGTGAGTCATGGAATCTTTGTACTCTCTTTGGAATTCTATTAGGCTATCCCACCACATACTGGTTTGACCAGAGCAAGAGCTTTGAGAACTGCTTAGCAATGACTCCGCTAGTGGTGACCAAGGCTATGGCATCTTGGCAGGCTGGTAGTGTTGCAGTTGAGGGTCACAAGTATTGCCTGTATTCCTTCAGTACCCCTGAGGTGCTCTGCGCTGAGACTCAGCCAGTGCTGGATAACTGGATCGCACAACTTCAGGAATACTTTCAAAAGCAAACTGTCTTCTCTGGACTCAGTGTGACCAGATCAACCGTCACCTTACCTTCTGTGGCTCTATGA
- the zgc:172271 gene encoding saxiphilin isoform X2, with amino-acid sequence MRWCTVSEPEQKKCAELAKALVAVLPVAAVASFARLSCIRTYSTSDCINKIRANSADMVTLDAGEVYTAVKQFGLIAIAKEIYSDGGCILSVAVVRNSTLDVRSLQGKRSCHAGLRWTAGWSLPLGFLLSRNYLTWAKEQPLSQAISVFFNASCVPGAASIAPQLCALCQGQKSYIARRNFHCETTHSEPFYNSQGAIRCLKTGAGDVAFVDHTALWSIKESESDEYQLLCSDGTRAPLSDYRSCNLGRGPGQGVVTRFSVRKIARKFVAAAQVAFGRRGRDRQRFQLFDSSMFGGADLLFKDVTEKLVILEDDRDISQVLGLDYVALLKGLGHEGSSLEDSVVRWCCISNAEQRKCEHWALNIKSDPLVCVRAASMSDCVEKIKRDEVDAASLDATHAFIAGKCGLVPVVTEYYGKTCVTFEGGAEEAAHSEPKVFPSLAGVAVVKRSTRSVFFGNFGGRRSCHGHMYSPAGWLLPFRNPLSLEHNNTSPCNPNQAYNEVFWKGCLPGSHGNLCKVCMGGTGEAATKRCADNHNERYYGNLGALRCLVGDTSRKSYGDVAFLEQHNLESNILSLSSSGWADGWQSWDFELLCGDGRREPLSEWESCNLGAIPPNIIMTRPVLTSRIYDFLIKSQETLASNPETDFSLFQSHQYGESDLLFKDATRCLIHTSHLNYRNILGEEFYRLAEKVFNCTRAGILEFCNQDVCSIF; translated from the exons ATGCGTTGGTGCACAGTTTCCGAGCCGGAGCAGAAGAAGTGTGCTGAGCTGGCCAAGGCTTTGGTGGCGGTGTTGCCTGTAGCTGCTGTGGCGTCATTCGCCAGGCTCTCCTGTATCCGCACCTACAGCACCTCAGACTGCATCAACAAGATCAGG GCTAACAGTGCTGACATGGTAACACTGGATGCAGGGGAAGTCTACACTGCAGTAAAGCAGTTTGGCCTGATCGCCATCGCCAAGGAGATTTACAGTGACG GAGGCTGTATTCTGTCAGTGGCTGTGGTGAGGAACAGCACCTTGGATGTGCGCTCCCTGCAGGGTAAGAGGAGTTGCCACGCTGGGCTTCGCTGGACAGCCGGCTGGAGTCTGCCCCTGGGTTTCCTTCTGTCCCGCAACTACCTGACCTGGGCCAAAGAGCAGCCTCTCAGTCAGG CGATTAGTGTTTTCTTCAATGCCAGCTGTGTTCCTGGGGCGGCTTCCATAGCTCCCCAACTGTGTGCTCTGTGTCAGGGTCAGAAGTCCTACATCGCACGACGCAATTTCCACTGTGAGACGACACACAGCGAACCCTTCTACAACAGCCAGGGGGCGATCAG GTGTCTCAAGACCGGGGCAGGAGATGTTGCTTTTGTGGACCATACAGCCCTGTGGAGTATTAAAG AGAGTGAAAGTGATGAGTACCAGCTGCTGTGTTCGGATGGTACCCGCGCACCACTCAGCGACTACAGGAGCTGCAACCTGGGAAGGGGACCAGGTCAGGGCGTGGTCACTCGCTTCAGTGTTCGGAAGATCGCTCGCAAGTTCGTAGCGGCAGCACAG GTGGCATTTGGCCGGCGAGGTAGAGACAGGCAACGTTTTCAGCTCTTTGACTCTTCAATGTTTGGTGGCGCTGACCTGCTCTTCAAGGATGTAACAGAGAAGCTGGTCATTCTAGAGGACGACAGAGACATCAGTCAGGTGCTGGGGCTGGACTATGTGGCTCTCCTCAAAGGCCTTGGACATGAAG GAAGCTCATTGGAGGACAGTGTTGTGCGCTGGTGCTGCATTAGCAATGCAGAACAGAGGAAATGTGAGCATTGGGCTCTCAACATTAAGTCAGATCCACTGGTGTGCGTTAGAGCTGCCTCCATGAGCGACTGTGTTGAAAAGATCAAG AGAGATGAGGTGGATGCCGCGTCGCTGGACGCCACACACGCCTTTATCGCTGGGAAATGTGGCCTTGTTCCTGTGGTAACAGAGTATTATG GGAAGACGTGTGTAACGTTTGAGGGAGGAGCTGAAGAAGCAGCCCATTCGGAACCCAAAG TGTTTCCGTCTTTGGCCGGTGTAGCTGTGGTGAAGCGCTCCACCAGGAGTGTGTTCTTCGGGAACTTTGGGGGCAGGCGCTCATGCCATGGCCACATGTACAGCCCTGCAGGCTGGCTGCTGCCCTTCAGAAACCCCCTCAGCCTGGAACACAACAACACCTCTCCCTGCAACCCAAACCAAG CTTACAATGAGGTGTTCTGGAAGGGCTGTCTCCCTGGTTCCCATGGGAACCTCTGTAAAGTATGTATGGGTGGTACTGGGGAGGCCGCCACCAAACGCTGTGCAGACAACCATAATGAGAGATACTATGGCAATTTAGGTGCTTTGAG GTGCCTGGTTGGAGACACCAGCAGAAAGAGCTATGGAGACGTGGCCTTCCTTGAGCAGCATAATCTAGAGAGCAACATTCTCA GTCTGAGCTCCAGTGGCTGGGCAGATGGGTGGCAGTCCTGGGACTTTGAGCTGTTGTGTGGAGACGGCCGACGGGAACCATTATCTGAATGGGAGAGTTGTAACCTCGGAGCCATCCCACCCAACATCATCATGACAAGACCAGTGCTCACTTCCCGTATCTATGACTTTCTGATAAAGTCACAG GAGACTCTAGCATCCAACCCAGAGACGGACTTTAGCCTGTTTCAGTCACATCAGTATGGAGAAAGTGATCTGCTGTTTAAAGACGCCACGCGGTGTCTTATCCACACCAGTCACCTCAACTATCGCAACATATTGGGAGAAGAGTTCTACAGATTAGCAGAGAAAGTCTTCAACTGCACACGCGCAG gcaTCTTGGAATTTTGTAACCAGGACGTGTGTAGCATATTTTAG